Proteins from a genomic interval of Candidatus Binatia bacterium:
- a CDS encoding HAMP domain-containing sensor histidine kinase yields MIARAAALYLFIFVCVLLALNAGAYAFMAREYASLLGPAMETAEGAHALAAAMRHVALTLAAIDAPLVAVVALASYALARATIAPLDAARERERLFASDAAHELRSPLAAIAAIAQAARSRASDESRDAFEAIAGCALEASAVVTGLLTLARDPGRRALQCEPVDLAAIVAFCSRESEPVANERGIRVDAAPATAIVEGDERRLRELARNLLDNAVRHARSRVSIASRRNGRLCEIVVEDDGEGVPPGERERIFERFYRRANDGSGTGLGLAIVRWIARAHDGIVTVDEAASGGARFVAGIPARRE; encoded by the coding sequence GTGATCGCTCGCGCGGCGGCGCTCTATCTCTTCATCTTCGTCTGCGTTCTCTTGGCGCTCAATGCGGGCGCTTACGCGTTCATGGCGCGCGAGTACGCTTCGCTGCTCGGGCCCGCGATGGAAACGGCCGAAGGAGCGCACGCGCTCGCCGCCGCGATGCGGCACGTCGCGCTCACGCTCGCGGCGATCGATGCACCGCTCGTCGCGGTCGTCGCGCTCGCATCGTACGCACTGGCCCGCGCTACGATCGCGCCGCTCGATGCCGCACGCGAGCGGGAGCGTCTCTTCGCCTCGGACGCGGCGCACGAACTGCGGTCGCCGCTGGCCGCGATCGCAGCGATCGCGCAGGCGGCGCGGTCGCGCGCGAGCGACGAATCGCGCGACGCGTTCGAAGCGATCGCCGGCTGCGCGCTCGAAGCCTCTGCGGTCGTCACCGGTCTGCTGACGCTCGCTCGCGATCCCGGCCGGCGCGCGCTGCAATGCGAGCCGGTCGATCTCGCCGCGATCGTCGCGTTCTGCTCGCGCGAGAGCGAGCCGGTGGCGAACGAGCGCGGCATACGCGTCGACGCCGCCCCGGCAACGGCGATCGTCGAGGGCGACGAGCGCCGGCTGCGCGAGCTCGCGCGCAACCTGCTCGACAACGCCGTGCGCCACGCGCGCAGCCGCGTCTCCATCGCGTCGCGCCGCAACGGCCGCCTCTGCGAGATCGTCGTCGAAGACGACGGCGAGGGCGTGCCGCCCGGCGAGCGCGAGCGCATCTTCGAGCGCTTCTACCGCCGCGCGAACGACGGCTCGGGCACGGGCCTCGGGCTCGCGATCGTGCGCTGGATCGCTCGCGCCCACGACGGCATCGTCACCGTCGACGAGGCGGCGTCGGGAGGAGCGCGCTTCGTCGCCGGAATTCCCGCTCGCCGGGAGTGA
- a CDS encoding peptidylprolyl isomerase, protein MKNFPIVAIFALAFAGCGGAKQSSSQGSSSETYRVLLETTQGPVVIDVDSHLAPNGAKRFHELVEAKYFDGARFYRVVPGFVVQWGAAADPAVTKKWDVTIPDDPVVGSNERGTVTFAATGAPNSRSTHLFINLGNNARLDGMGFAPIGKVTSGMDAVDRIYPGYGEQPDQGQIGARGNAYLESSFPKLDYIKSARIVGSQ, encoded by the coding sequence TCGCAATTTTTGCTTTAGCGTTCGCCGGCTGCGGCGGCGCGAAGCAATCGTCATCGCAAGGATCCTCGAGCGAGACCTACCGCGTCTTGCTCGAGACGACGCAAGGTCCGGTCGTCATCGACGTGGATAGCCATCTCGCGCCGAACGGCGCGAAGCGCTTCCACGAACTCGTCGAGGCGAAGTACTTCGACGGCGCGCGCTTCTATCGAGTGGTGCCGGGATTCGTCGTGCAGTGGGGCGCGGCGGCCGATCCGGCCGTCACGAAGAAATGGGACGTCACGATTCCCGACGACCCCGTCGTCGGGTCGAACGAGCGCGGCACCGTCACCTTTGCCGCGACCGGCGCGCCGAACAGCCGCTCGACGCATCTCTTCATCAACCTCGGCAACAACGCTCGGCTCGATGGAATGGGCTTCGCTCCGATCGGTAAGGTAACCAGCGGCATGGACGCGGTCGATCGCATCTATCCCGGCTACGGCGAGCAGCCGGATCAAGGGCAGATCGGCGCGCGCGGAAACGCATATCTCGAGAGCTCGTTTCCCAAGTTGGATTACATCAAGAGCGCGCGGATCGTCGGGTCGCAGTAG
- a CDS encoding YegS/Rv2252/BmrU family lipid kinase — MRALLVINPHSRRGHELGGEVRYELRRAGVEIVEGRAAGRDVEGIVAVGGDGTFASQIPRALALGVPLGLVPAGTFNDLARTLSIPGDVAGACATIAAGRTRAVDLACVNGVYYVTEASIGISSRLAREQRPADKKRFGLLAIIASAFRALGHARPFHVEVGYDGRRERLRTIQLTVANGERFGGIVTVDEASIDDGWLDLYSVEIDNVFEALSVAGAVVAGKRRDVRGLRTFRSIAFEVRTRRRYHITADGEPAGTTPARFELAPKALRIFAP, encoded by the coding sequence GTGCGCGCGCTCCTCGTGATCAACCCGCACTCGCGTCGCGGGCACGAACTGGGCGGCGAGGTCCGATACGAGTTGCGGCGCGCCGGAGTGGAGATCGTCGAGGGACGCGCCGCGGGACGCGACGTCGAGGGGATCGTCGCGGTCGGCGGCGACGGCACGTTCGCCTCGCAGATACCGCGAGCGCTCGCTCTCGGCGTGCCGCTCGGGCTCGTGCCGGCCGGCACGTTCAACGATCTCGCGCGCACGCTATCGATTCCGGGCGACGTCGCGGGCGCGTGCGCGACGATCGCCGCGGGACGGACGCGCGCCGTCGACCTGGCGTGCGTCAACGGCGTCTACTACGTGACCGAGGCGAGCATCGGCATCTCGAGCCGGCTCGCGCGCGAGCAGCGGCCCGCCGACAAGAAGCGCTTCGGTCTGCTCGCGATTATCGCGAGCGCGTTTCGAGCGCTCGGGCACGCCCGCCCGTTTCACGTCGAGGTTGGCTACGATGGACGGCGCGAGCGGCTGCGCACGATTCAACTCACGGTTGCCAACGGCGAGCGCTTCGGCGGAATCGTGACCGTAGACGAGGCCTCGATCGACGACGGCTGGCTCGATCTCTACTCGGTGGAGATCGACAACGTCTTCGAGGCGCTCTCGGTGGCCGGAGCGGTCGTGGCCGGCAAGCGTCGCGACGTTCGGGGTCTGCGAACCTTTCGCTCGATCGCATTCGAGGTTCGGACGCGCCGGCGGTATCACATCACGGCCGATGGCGAACCGGCCGGGACGACGCCCGCCCGCTTCGAGCTCGCCCCGAAGGCCCTGCGCATCTTCGCCCCTTGA
- a CDS encoding winged helix-turn-helix domain-containing protein: MSLYEFGPFQLDAERLLLLERGAPIPIGPKVVETLLALIEHPGEVFPKSELLARIWPEGYVDEANLAQNIYVLRKTLRGRWEADAIETIPRRGYRFTAPVLRREQGRPEPLPAARPPSRLFRQAAVLAAALALALIGGSALTIGAAPGPGAVHGVEATRLYAIGRYYWNLRTREGLAKSIGYFTRVVEADPRDARGYAGLASAYVISADYEYGMRPVGASVALASRYAHEALALDPHSGEAYAVLGLISSGALKGTKAQSERSLSDLRRAIALDPASGSAHEWYGMALLQQGRVDEAYAELSTAAELEPLSVATTAWLGTAAYLKGRYSDAVAYARETLDLSPERDEAYETLGLAYEALGDDRRAAESFEHLARACPACRSQAAALLAALYARTNRMDRARSELAIARAHSKDVAPQDLAVAYEAVGQREAALTWLRRWTSDSHYAATEIANDPRFAALRRSAGWKGQKPA; this comes from the coding sequence ATGAGCCTCTACGAATTCGGCCCCTTCCAACTCGATGCGGAGCGTCTGCTGTTGCTCGAACGCGGCGCGCCGATTCCGATTGGGCCGAAGGTAGTCGAGACGCTGCTCGCCCTCATCGAGCATCCCGGCGAGGTCTTTCCGAAGAGCGAGCTGCTCGCGCGGATCTGGCCGGAAGGGTACGTTGACGAGGCCAACCTCGCGCAGAACATCTACGTGCTCCGCAAGACCCTGCGCGGCCGCTGGGAAGCCGATGCGATCGAGACGATTCCCCGTCGCGGCTACCGCTTCACGGCGCCGGTGCTCCGCCGCGAGCAGGGCCGGCCCGAGCCGCTGCCGGCCGCGCGGCCGCCGTCGCGCCTCTTCCGCCAGGCCGCCGTCCTCGCAGCGGCGCTCGCCCTCGCCCTCATCGGCGGCTCCGCGCTCACGATCGGCGCGGCCCCGGGTCCCGGCGCCGTCCACGGCGTCGAGGCGACGCGGCTCTACGCGATCGGGCGCTACTATTGGAATCTGCGCACGCGCGAAGGCCTGGCGAAGAGCATCGGCTACTTCACGCGCGTCGTCGAGGCCGATCCTCGCGATGCCAGAGGGTATGCGGGGCTCGCCTCCGCCTACGTCATCTCCGCCGACTACGAGTACGGGATGCGTCCGGTCGGCGCGTCCGTCGCGCTCGCGAGCCGGTACGCGCACGAGGCGCTCGCGCTCGACCCGCACAGCGGCGAGGCCTATGCCGTTCTCGGGCTCATCTCCTCGGGGGCTCTGAAGGGCACGAAGGCGCAGAGCGAACGCTCTCTCTCCGATCTACGCCGCGCGATCGCGCTCGATCCCGCCAGCGGGTCGGCGCACGAGTGGTACGGCATGGCGCTGCTGCAGCAGGGTCGCGTGGACGAGGCGTACGCCGAGTTGAGCACGGCCGCGGAACTCGAGCCGCTCTCGGTCGCAACGACCGCCTGGCTCGGCACCGCCGCATACCTCAAGGGACGCTATAGCGACGCGGTCGCGTACGCCCGCGAGACGCTCGACCTTTCGCCGGAGCGCGACGAGGCCTACGAGACGCTCGGGCTTGCGTACGAAGCGCTTGGCGACGATCGGCGGGCCGCCGAGAGCTTCGAGCACCTCGCGCGCGCCTGCCCCGCCTGCCGCTCCCAGGCTGCCGCCCTTCTCGCCGCGCTCTACGCTCGCACGAATCGTATGGATCGAGCGCGTTCCGAGCTGGCGATCGCCAGAGCCCATTCGAAGGACGTCGCGCCGCAGGATCTCGCCGTCGCCTACGAGGCGGTCGGCCAACGCGAGGCGGCATTGACGTGGCTGCGCCGCTGGACGAGCGACAGCCATTACGCCGCGACGGAGATCGCGAACGACCCTCGATTTGCGGCCCTGCGCCGCTCGGCCGGCTGGAAAGGCCAGAAACCGGCCTAA
- a CDS encoding GntR family transcriptional regulator produces MPAVLTVDPRSGVPIYLQIVEQIKRSIALGVLQGGEQLPTVKQLAVDLTVNPNTVARAYRDLEREAVIETAPGRGSFVRADSVADSPRVAAEIGRDALDVALREAKSVGLTRTAVRELFETVLERWFADDKRVE; encoded by the coding sequence ATGCCGGCCGTACTGACGGTCGATCCGCGCAGCGGCGTTCCGATCTACCTGCAAATCGTCGAGCAGATCAAGAGATCGATCGCGCTCGGCGTGCTGCAGGGTGGCGAGCAACTTCCGACCGTGAAGCAGCTGGCCGTCGACCTAACCGTCAATCCGAACACCGTCGCCCGCGCCTATCGCGATCTGGAACGCGAAGCGGTGATCGAGACCGCGCCCGGACGAGGATCGTTCGTCCGCGCCGACAGCGTCGCCGACTCGCCGCGGGTTGCGGCCGAGATCGGACGAGACGCGCTCGACGTTGCGCTGCGCGAAGCCAAATCCGTCGGGCTAACGCGGACCGCGGTCCGCGAGCTCTTCGAGACGGTCCTCGAGCGCTGGTTCGCCGACGATAAGAGAGTTGAGTAA
- a CDS encoding response regulator transcription factor, translating into MRVLVVEDNVPVAESIRTMLEARKFAANVVTDGAAGLDHLLRRCYDAAVVDVGLPGMDGFTLARSARAEGVQTPILMLTARDAVEDRVAGLNCGADDYLVKPFVEEELIARISAILRRADRPMVGVVSAGALRIDLAGRSVAYDGKPIALGATEFRLLEFLARNAGIALTRTQIVERIWDYDFEGSSNIVDVYVSQLRRKLKALGASGVIETVWGVGYRLRNA; encoded by the coding sequence ATGCGAGTTCTCGTCGTCGAGGACAACGTGCCGGTTGCGGAGTCGATCCGCACCATGCTCGAGGCGCGGAAGTTCGCCGCCAACGTCGTCACCGACGGCGCGGCCGGACTCGATCACCTGCTGCGCCGGTGCTACGACGCCGCGGTCGTCGACGTCGGATTGCCCGGCATGGACGGCTTCACGCTCGCGCGCAGCGCGCGCGCCGAGGGCGTGCAGACGCCGATCCTCATGCTCACCGCGCGCGATGCGGTCGAAGATCGCGTCGCGGGACTGAATTGCGGCGCGGACGATTATCTCGTCAAGCCGTTCGTCGAAGAGGAGCTGATCGCGCGCATATCCGCGATCCTGCGCCGCGCCGACCGGCCGATGGTCGGCGTCGTCTCCGCCGGGGCGCTTCGGATCGACCTCGCCGGCAGATCGGTCGCGTACGACGGCAAACCCATCGCCTTGGGCGCCACCGAATTTCGTCTCTTGGAGTTTCTCGCCCGCAACGCCGGCATCGCGCTGACGCGGACGCAGATCGTCGAGCGCATCTGGGATTACGACTTCGAGGGATCGAGCAACATCGTCGACGTCTACGTGAGCCAACTCCGCCGCAAGCTCAAGGCGCTGGGCGCGAGCGGCGTCATCGAGACCGTATGGGGCGTCGGATACCGTCTGAGGAACGCCTGA
- a CDS encoding branched-chain amino acid ABC transporter substrate-binding protein → MNRGRFIAAAAAAAAGGAALPARSQIVPIQPITGPQHYLQQLTIAVNVTLSGPLQKYGQEVVKGVQAAVDEINRFTAPVSHVWGTRALDDRDDPGLAASNANVAAADFTVIGVVGNLTSAMTLAALSRYANTGFAVVVPTVTADAVTQRGFHNVYRLPAKDSSSGKLFANAALEGKRGVPVVAVAYDGDYGYEVANGFVSAARTDRHPAELLLFPADKTDPVQAARTVLDRSPAYVFLSGKTMVLGPIAEAMRLAGYTGEFGASDGFYNTDTIATYGKTLSGALVASSLPPLDRIPSVLQLVTDFEREVSQVTAFSAYGYAAAQLFFSAQQRTNATTRSAILTSLQSGGTFTTLVGQFAFNIAGDPLIPNIYLYTVGTDGFKFARPAIRTGFVLG, encoded by the coding sequence ATGAATCGCGGCCGGTTCATCGCCGCCGCCGCAGCAGCCGCAGCGGGAGGTGCCGCGCTCCCGGCGCGCTCGCAGATCGTGCCGATCCAGCCGATCACGGGGCCGCAACACTATCTGCAGCAACTGACGATCGCAGTGAACGTCACGCTCTCGGGCCCGTTGCAGAAGTACGGGCAAGAGGTCGTCAAAGGCGTGCAGGCCGCCGTCGACGAGATCAATCGTTTCACCGCGCCGGTCTCGCACGTGTGGGGAACTCGCGCGCTCGACGATCGCGACGACCCCGGGCTCGCCGCGTCGAACGCGAACGTCGCCGCCGCGGATTTCACCGTCATCGGCGTCGTCGGAAACCTAACCTCCGCGATGACGCTTGCGGCGCTCTCGCGTTATGCGAACACGGGTTTCGCCGTCGTCGTCCCGACCGTCACGGCGGACGCCGTCACGCAGCGCGGCTTTCACAACGTCTACCGTCTCCCTGCGAAAGACAGCTCGTCCGGAAAACTCTTCGCGAACGCGGCGCTCGAAGGCAAGCGCGGCGTTCCGGTCGTCGCGGTCGCCTACGATGGCGACTACGGCTACGAGGTCGCCAACGGCTTCGTCTCGGCGGCGCGCACCGATCGGCATCCGGCGGAGTTGCTGCTCTTTCCGGCCGATAAGACCGATCCCGTCCAGGCGGCGCGCACCGTGCTCGATCGCTCCCCAGCGTACGTCTTCCTCTCCGGGAAGACGATGGTCCTCGGACCGATCGCCGAGGCGATGCGGCTCGCGGGATACACCGGCGAGTTCGGAGCGAGCGACGGCTTTTACAATACCGACACGATCGCGACGTACGGCAAGACGCTCTCGGGCGCGCTCGTCGCGTCGTCGCTGCCGCCGCTCGATCGAATTCCCAGCGTCCTGCAGCTCGTCACGGATTTCGAGCGCGAGGTTAGTCAGGTGACGGCCTTCTCCGCGTACGGCTACGCCGCCGCGCAGCTTTTCTTCTCTGCCCAGCAGCGTACGAACGCCACGACCCGTTCGGCGATCCTCACATCGCTCCAATCGGGCGGCACGTTCACGACGCTCGTCGGACAGTTCGCCTTCAACATCGCCGGCGATCCGCTGATCCCGAACATCTACCTCTACACGGTCGGAACCGACGGCTTCAAGTTCGCGCGCCCCGCAATTCGAACCGGCTTCGTCTTAGGCTAA
- a CDS encoding ABC transporter ATP-binding protein: MSIKISNLRKSYGKIVAVDDFSLEIPGASVFGLLGPNGAGKTTTFKCMLDLARSTSGEILYDGKRLEPATFERVAYVPERSVLYDWMTVEEHVEMSRRAYAKFDPARAFELLAAFNIDRKRRARALSKGMRTAVMVAIAFARNAEILILDEPTSGLDPVNQRHVLSLMINEAAKGNSVIFSSHQIGQVERAAEHIAVMDRGRLVLQGTVDELKADRKIVEGIFPDVSFTLDGIARDLRVARTDRTERIVRVLVTGGAEEIASDLTGAGAMAVRVLDLNLEDIFLYAVSPATATTDIVAKESSS, translated from the coding sequence ATGAGCATCAAGATTTCGAACTTACGCAAGAGCTACGGCAAGATCGTCGCCGTCGACGACTTCTCGCTCGAGATTCCCGGCGCGAGCGTCTTCGGTCTGCTCGGCCCCAATGGCGCGGGCAAAACGACGACGTTCAAGTGCATGCTCGACCTGGCGCGCTCGACGAGCGGCGAGATCCTCTACGATGGGAAGCGGCTCGAGCCGGCAACGTTCGAGCGCGTCGCCTACGTGCCGGAGCGCAGCGTGCTCTACGACTGGATGACGGTCGAGGAGCACGTCGAGATGAGCCGCCGCGCCTACGCGAAGTTCGATCCGGCCCGCGCGTTCGAGCTGCTCGCCGCCTTCAACATTGACAGAAAGCGCCGCGCCCGCGCGCTCTCGAAAGGCATGCGCACGGCCGTCATGGTCGCGATCGCCTTCGCTCGCAACGCGGAGATCCTCATCCTCGACGAGCCGACGAGCGGTCTCGACCCCGTCAATCAACGCCACGTGCTGAGCCTGATGATCAACGAGGCCGCGAAAGGCAACTCGGTGATCTTCTCGTCGCATCAAATCGGTCAGGTCGAACGCGCGGCGGAGCACATCGCGGTGATGGACCGCGGGCGACTCGTTCTGCAAGGAACCGTCGACGAGCTCAAGGCCGACCGGAAGATCGTCGAGGGCATCTTCCCCGACGTAAGCTTCACCCTCGACGGCATCGCGCGCGACCTTCGCGTCGCGCGTACCGATCGCACCGAGCGCATCGTCCGGGTGCTGGTGACCGGCGGCGCCGAGGAGATCGCGTCGGACCTTACTGGTGCCGGCGCAATGGCCGTGCGCGTGCTCGATCTTAATCTCGAAGACATCTTCTTGTATGCGGTGTCGCCGGCGACGGCCACGACCGACATCGTCGCAAAGGAAAGCTCCTCATGA
- a CDS encoding menaquinone biosynthesis decarboxylase — MPFATLGEFVEALRRNGELHVVEASVDPHLEIAEITDRVVKGGGPALLFTNVKGSNFPVLTNQFGTRRRMATALDVATLDEAGERIRSLIDFTPPSGSLVGKLRGAMRLAPFANAVPNVVRNGGVQETVVTEPDLNALPVLTTWPGDAGPFITLPLVITKDPRTQRLNVGIYRMQRFGPRETAMHWQRHKHGRAHADAWGEKVPVAVAIGTEPVLTYAATAPLPPIVDEFAFAGLLRGKPVDLVRARTVDLPVPAEAEFVLEGYVDNRDLRDEGPFGDHTGVYTPVDRYPTFHVTCVTHRRKPIYAATLVGKPPMEDAWLGKATERIFLPLLQAMLPEVADMNLPVEGGFHNLAIVSIRKSYPGQAKKVMNALWGLGHMMMLTRVLVIVDADVDVSNPRAVAWFVLNNLAPERDVVMMPGPVDDLDHGSYSVAYGTKIGIDATRKDASEGYARSWPAETIMDDATRTRVTERWREYGLDAIERALQPDDWSGQGPAAYASLLRAPERGH; from the coding sequence ATGCCCTTTGCGACGCTCGGAGAGTTCGTAGAAGCCTTGCGCCGGAACGGCGAGCTGCACGTCGTCGAGGCGAGCGTCGATCCACACCTCGAGATCGCCGAGATCACCGACCGCGTCGTGAAGGGCGGCGGCCCCGCGCTCCTCTTCACCAACGTCAAGGGCTCGAATTTTCCGGTGCTCACGAATCAGTTCGGGACGCGCCGGCGCATGGCGACCGCGCTCGACGTTGCGACGCTCGACGAGGCCGGCGAACGCATCCGCAGCCTGATCGACTTCACGCCTCCCTCGGGATCGCTGGTCGGAAAGCTGCGCGGCGCGATGCGCCTCGCGCCGTTCGCCAACGCGGTGCCGAACGTCGTGCGCAACGGCGGGGTTCAAGAGACGGTCGTCACCGAACCCGACCTCAACGCCCTGCCGGTGCTGACGACGTGGCCGGGCGATGCCGGACCGTTCATCACGCTGCCGCTCGTCATCACGAAAGATCCGCGCACGCAGCGCCTCAACGTCGGCATCTATCGCATGCAGCGCTTCGGCCCGCGCGAGACGGCGATGCATTGGCAACGGCACAAACACGGTCGCGCGCACGCCGACGCGTGGGGCGAGAAGGTTCCGGTCGCGGTCGCAATCGGAACCGAGCCGGTGCTGACCTACGCGGCGACCGCGCCGCTCCCGCCGATCGTCGACGAGTTCGCCTTCGCCGGATTGCTGCGCGGGAAGCCCGTCGATCTCGTGCGCGCGCGCACCGTCGACTTGCCGGTGCCGGCCGAAGCCGAGTTCGTGCTCGAAGGCTACGTGGACAACCGCGATCTGCGCGACGAGGGACCGTTCGGCGATCACACCGGCGTCTACACGCCGGTCGACCGCTATCCGACGTTTCACGTCACGTGCGTGACGCACCGCCGCAAACCGATCTACGCCGCGACGCTCGTCGGAAAGCCGCCGATGGAAGATGCATGGCTCGGCAAGGCGACGGAGCGCATCTTCCTGCCGCTCTTGCAAGCGATGCTGCCGGAAGTCGCGGACATGAATCTCCCCGTCGAGGGCGGCTTTCACAATCTCGCGATCGTCTCGATTCGTAAATCCTACCCCGGGCAGGCGAAGAAGGTGATGAACGCCCTCTGGGGGCTCGGACACATGATGATGTTGACGCGCGTCCTCGTCATCGTCGATGCGGACGTCGATGTCAGCAACCCGCGCGCGGTCGCCTGGTTCGTCCTCAACAATCTCGCACCGGAGCGCGACGTCGTGATGATGCCGGGGCCCGTCGACGATCTCGATCACGGCTCGTACAGCGTGGCGTACGGCACGAAGATCGGCATCGATGCGACGCGCAAGGACGCGTCGGAGGGATACGCGCGGTCGTGGCCGGCGGAGACGATCATGGACGACGCGACGCGCACGCGCGTCACCGAGCGGTGGCGCGAGTACGGGCTCGACGCGATCGAACGCGCGCTGCAGCCCGACGATTGGTCCGGACAGGGCCCGGCGGCGTATGCCTCGCTGCTGCGCGCGCCGGAGCGAGGCCATTGA
- a CDS encoding plastocyanin/azurin family copper-binding protein, producing the protein MRRFAACFALSLAACTAGGIPTSSGGSGGTTIDISLTLYAPTPTPYGTSGGYSPPVTTVPVGSQIHFVNTDSFAHTATLIPNATKFPSGSPFGDSALQQHGNSLSGGFSSGALQPNASSQTIAVDRPGTYLFGCFFHYGAPMRAAIVAQ; encoded by the coding sequence ATGCGCCGGTTCGCGGCCTGCTTCGCGCTCTCGCTCGCCGCCTGCACGGCGGGCGGCATTCCGACCTCATCGGGCGGAAGCGGCGGCACGACGATCGACATCAGCCTGACGCTCTACGCACCGACGCCGACGCCCTACGGAACGAGCGGGGGCTACTCGCCGCCCGTGACGACCGTTCCCGTCGGTTCGCAAATCCATTTCGTCAACACGGACAGCTTCGCGCACACGGCAACGCTCATTCCGAACGCGACGAAGTTCCCGAGCGGCTCGCCGTTCGGCGACTCGGCGCTCCAGCAGCACGGGAACTCGCTCTCGGGCGGCTTCAGCAGCGGCGCCTTGCAGCCGAACGCGTCGTCGCAGACGATTGCCGTCGATCGCCCCGGCACGTATCTTTTCGGCTGTTTCTTCCACTACGGCGCGCCGATGCGGGCGGCGATCGTTGCGCAATAG
- a CDS encoding UbiA-like polyprenyltransferase, which yields MKSVALFLREIRIEHTLFALPFAYVGAILAARGIPSLAALGWITLAVLGARTAAMSANRFFDREIDARNPRTARRALASGALKPGVMVWSGLAGLGLLFVAAWMLNPLCVKLLPIAILLVLTYPLCKRFTWGTHFVLGAVDGLAPLGAYVGIAGRVTLPAILLFAAVTIWVAGFDIIYALMDLGVDRAQGIRSLPVRFGEGSGRVLPILLHGVMLLLLAGAGMLAGAGRTYYLGVAAVAVLIVYEEYLFRSGANLFVINERIFISNMTFSVFFLLTTVGGYV from the coding sequence TTGAAGAGCGTCGCGCTCTTCCTCCGCGAGATTCGGATCGAGCACACGCTCTTCGCGCTGCCGTTCGCCTACGTCGGCGCGATCCTGGCCGCTCGCGGGATTCCCTCGCTCGCCGCGCTCGGCTGGATCACGCTCGCCGTTCTCGGCGCGCGCACGGCCGCGATGTCGGCCAATCGCTTCTTCGATCGCGAGATCGACGCGCGCAATCCGCGCACCGCGCGCCGCGCGCTCGCCAGCGGCGCACTCAAGCCGGGCGTCATGGTCTGGTCCGGCCTCGCCGGCCTCGGACTGCTCTTCGTCGCCGCGTGGATGCTCAATCCGCTCTGCGTGAAACTGCTGCCGATCGCCATCCTGCTCGTGCTCACCTACCCGCTCTGCAAGCGGTTCACGTGGGGAACCCACTTCGTTCTCGGCGCGGTCGACGGGCTCGCGCCGCTCGGTGCCTACGTCGGCATCGCGGGACGAGTGACGCTGCCGGCGATCCTGCTCTTCGCGGCGGTAACGATCTGGGTCGCCGGCTTCGACATCATCTACGCGCTCATGGATCTCGGCGTCGATCGCGCGCAAGGAATCCGTTCCTTGCCGGTGCGCTTCGGTGAAGGGAGCGGGCGCGTGCTGCCGATTCTGCTGCACGGCGTCATGCTGCTGCTGCTAGCGGGCGCGGGGATGCTCGCCGGCGCGGGCCGCACCTACTATCTCGGCGTCGCGGCGGTCGCAGTTCTAATCGTTTACGAAGAGTATCTCTTCCGCAGCGGCGCCAATCTCTTCGTCATCAACGAACGCATCTTCATCTCCAACATGACGTTTTCGGTCTTCTTCTTGCTGACGACCGTCGGCGGATACGTATGA